In Myxococcus stipitatus, a single window of DNA contains:
- a CDS encoding DNA/RNA helicase domain-containing protein, with product MNLRAEPTSRSYYAAPITEFLQADPQNLLGRLTLQQSALRLPSEPEQVGAWERELALLTEAFRVLGPKCHTWSVLLEVSLFRTGKRIDAVVLASGVVCVVEFKTGESRYLAEDVRQTERYAHDLRDFHEVSQTRLVVPILCAEFAPTKPIRVQLIDQVADLVEANAETLASALEAASSLSHKATTTLDWATFEGSAYRPTPTIIEAAQALYAGHQVADIGRGDAASDTLEQAANTLRGVTRRAEQMREKVICFVTGAPGAGKTLLGLDLALARRDAKSPFALLSGNRPLVHVLTESLTEDRASRTGTSKEQTKREASAAIQNLLGYLQQHLKETKPPPEHVIVFDEAQRAWTAAVGKKLLDREQSEPALFLAILDRLEWACLVCLVGPGQEINQGEGGLALWGEALTESVRAGRPWRVVAAPQAIRGGPDVAGPGLCAEQQGTVLRIDEEPRLHLSNSMRAFRNERHGQWVTHLLTGALAAAKCTADTMSEPPAYLTRDLSLAKAWLRRHRRGGRTTGLLASSNAVRLVAEGIPPAPQSRDLDAIGHWFLKPHTDFRSSGALEVPLSEFGCQGLEVDYAGVCWGGDLLWQEEQWVARKMQAPRWTTVKVAERRQYRLNSYRVLLTRAREGTVIYIPTGNDEDPTRPKAEFDAIAHALTRAGCQPL from the coding sequence TTGAACCTTCGTGCCGAACCGACTTCGCGCTCCTATTACGCGGCCCCCATCACCGAGTTTCTCCAAGCCGACCCACAAAACCTCCTCGGGAGGTTGACGCTTCAGCAAAGTGCACTCCGCCTCCCCTCCGAACCTGAGCAGGTAGGGGCCTGGGAGCGCGAACTCGCGCTGCTCACAGAGGCTTTTCGTGTCTTAGGGCCGAAGTGCCACACGTGGTCGGTCCTGCTGGAGGTCTCCCTTTTCAGAACGGGCAAGCGCATCGATGCCGTCGTCCTTGCCTCGGGCGTCGTCTGCGTCGTCGAGTTCAAGACAGGGGAATCACGGTACCTCGCAGAAGATGTTCGCCAAACGGAGCGCTACGCGCACGACCTGCGCGACTTCCATGAGGTTTCGCAGACGCGCCTCGTCGTCCCCATCCTTTGTGCAGAGTTCGCACCGACGAAGCCCATTCGTGTACAGCTCATCGACCAAGTCGCAGACCTCGTCGAGGCTAATGCGGAGACGCTGGCCTCAGCACTAGAGGCAGCCTCGAGCCTGAGTCATAAGGCCACGACGACGCTGGACTGGGCAACGTTCGAGGGGTCCGCCTATCGCCCTACCCCCACCATCATTGAAGCTGCGCAGGCGCTGTATGCAGGTCACCAAGTCGCAGACATCGGCCGAGGCGATGCGGCGAGCGATACCCTCGAGCAGGCCGCCAACACGCTGAGGGGCGTGACTCGCCGCGCAGAACAGATGCGAGAGAAGGTCATCTGCTTCGTCACCGGGGCACCGGGAGCCGGAAAGACGCTGCTGGGGCTCGACCTCGCGCTCGCGCGCCGCGACGCGAAATCCCCATTCGCGTTGCTCTCAGGAAACCGCCCCCTCGTTCATGTCCTCACGGAGTCTCTGACTGAGGACCGGGCCTCACGAACAGGGACTTCCAAGGAGCAGACCAAGCGAGAGGCCTCCGCCGCGATTCAAAACCTCCTCGGGTACCTCCAGCAGCATCTCAAGGAAACCAAGCCGCCGCCCGAGCATGTCATCGTCTTTGACGAAGCCCAACGGGCCTGGACGGCCGCAGTAGGAAAGAAGCTGCTCGACCGAGAGCAGTCGGAGCCCGCCCTCTTTCTTGCGATTTTGGATCGCCTGGAGTGGGCCTGCCTTGTGTGCCTTGTCGGGCCCGGACAGGAAATCAACCAGGGCGAAGGTGGGCTCGCACTCTGGGGTGAGGCGTTGACCGAGTCCGTCCGAGCAGGACGCCCGTGGCGCGTCGTGGCCGCGCCCCAAGCCATTCGGGGAGGCCCTGACGTTGCGGGTCCAGGGCTCTGTGCAGAGCAGCAAGGCACGGTCCTCCGCATCGACGAAGAGCCGCGGCTCCATCTTTCGAACTCAATGCGCGCCTTCCGCAACGAGCGCCATGGCCAATGGGTCACTCACCTCCTGACAGGAGCGCTCGCTGCCGCGAAGTGCACAGCCGACACAATGAGCGAGCCCCCTGCCTACCTCACCCGAGACCTCTCCCTGGCCAAGGCCTGGCTCCGACGTCACCGACGAGGCGGGCGCACCACCGGACTGCTGGCCAGCTCGAACGCCGTTCGGCTGGTCGCAGAGGGGATTCCCCCTGCGCCGCAATCCAGGGATCTGGATGCCATCGGACACTGGTTCTTGAAGCCCCATACCGACTTCCGAAGCTCGGGCGCGCTCGAGGTTCCACTCAGTGAGTTCGGCTGCCAAGGGCTTGAGGTCGACTATGCCGGCGTTTGCTGGGGCGGCGACCTGCTTTGGCAGGAAGAACAGTGGGTTGCTCGGAAGATGCAGGCTCCCCGGTGGACCACCGTGAAGGTGGCAGAACGCCGACAGTATCGCCTGAACAGCTACCGCGTGCTGCTCACCCGCGCCCGAGAGGGCACGGTCATCTACATTCCCACTGGCAACGACGAAGACCCCACTCGGCCCAAGGCGGAGTTTGACGCCATTGCCCACGCGCTGACCCGAGCAGGCTGCCAACCACTCTGA
- a CDS encoding SCO family protein translates to MSVESPLAIPQARLTQRPGFWAGIAVAALCATAAMGLSLLRGRSEPLPQLGALPDFTFTRQDGKPFGSAQLRGHPFIANFIFTRCPTVCPAFTRKMAQVQQGTASHGANLQLVSFSVDPKYDTPERLAEYGQLHGADFARWSFLTGDYEVLKDTIVQGFKVSMGREAGAPEDDLLSIFHGTHFVLVDSHGQVRGYYDSADSTSTDRLLKDVERLAREEG, encoded by the coding sequence ATGTCCGTCGAATCCCCGCTCGCGATTCCCCAGGCCCGCCTCACCCAGCGTCCCGGCTTCTGGGCCGGCATCGCCGTCGCCGCGCTGTGCGCCACCGCCGCCATGGGCCTCAGCCTGCTGCGCGGCCGGAGCGAGCCCCTGCCTCAGCTGGGGGCGCTCCCGGACTTCACCTTCACCCGCCAGGACGGCAAGCCGTTCGGCAGCGCCCAGCTGCGCGGGCACCCGTTCATCGCCAACTTCATCTTCACGCGCTGCCCCACCGTGTGCCCCGCCTTCACGCGGAAGATGGCCCAGGTGCAGCAGGGCACCGCCTCGCACGGCGCCAACCTCCAGCTCGTGTCCTTCTCCGTCGACCCGAAGTACGACACGCCCGAGCGCCTGGCCGAGTACGGCCAGCTCCACGGCGCCGACTTCGCCCGCTGGAGCTTCCTCACCGGCGACTACGAGGTGCTCAAGGACACCATCGTCCAGGGCTTCAAGGTCAGCATGGGCCGCGAGGCCGGCGCCCCCGAGGACGACCTGCTCTCCATCTTCCACGGCACCCACTTCGTCCTCGTCGACTCCCACGGACAGGTGCGCGGCTACTACGACAGCGCCGACAGCACCTCCACCGACCGCCTCCTGAAGGACGTCGAGCGACTGGCCCGCGAGGAAGGCTGA
- a CDS encoding Fis family transcriptional regulator — MTPSGYREEELVCNRASVLIHGGTEEERRNWAQEAARHFDVELMEVRQAVDLPTALRQRNGVVFVADAAKLGRDAQGLILRCLQMQEERPKVVVGVSGGAESALARGTLREDLHYRLHQAQVDLQREGLRELLRRRWAAQAEQLALEAAAAKAAEDLARAAAEARRPGSVTRTAPRQRKVSSASRKAAPRNAQPR, encoded by the coding sequence GTGACACCGAGCGGTTACCGAGAAGAAGAACTCGTCTGCAACCGGGCGTCCGTGCTCATCCATGGAGGGACTGAAGAAGAGCGGCGCAACTGGGCCCAGGAGGCCGCTCGCCACTTCGACGTGGAGCTGATGGAGGTGCGGCAGGCGGTGGACCTCCCCACGGCGCTGCGCCAGCGCAATGGCGTGGTGTTCGTCGCGGACGCGGCCAAGCTCGGGCGGGACGCTCAGGGCCTCATCCTCCGCTGCCTCCAGATGCAGGAGGAGCGCCCCAAGGTGGTGGTGGGCGTGTCGGGCGGCGCGGAGTCGGCGCTCGCGCGCGGCACCCTGCGCGAGGACCTGCACTACCGGCTGCACCAGGCCCAGGTGGACCTCCAGCGCGAGGGCCTGCGGGAGCTGCTGCGCCGGCGCTGGGCCGCCCAGGCGGAGCAGCTGGCGCTCGAGGCCGCCGCCGCGAAGGCCGCCGAGGACCTGGCGCGCGCCGCCGCGGAGGCCCGTCGCCCCGGTTCGGTGACGCGCACCGCGCCCCGTCAGCGCAAGGTCTCCTCGGCCTCGCGCAAGGCGGCCCCGCGCAACGCCCAGCCTCGCTGA
- a CDS encoding GAF domain-containing protein, with product MKAPQSSEGAAADREVRVVERLTSVPSGLAVLDELLRHAVALLPALGLFVCWRANGGTSRTRRTPGLSEDAAVACGQRLLQRAKESRGGFGPYVAVDLERDGLLAEEPEARRRLGPVALVALPVVFESARELTGVVGAIFRPGHLPTEEDATRLGPCARLAGLALEREHVEEEARQAAARARAEVEQQQVAMLGRLQTVTEAFGQTLSRVEVAHVVLDLGLPAVGAAAGMVHLTAERGATAELIAAVGVPEALLEPLRVLPRAGEGLPGYDAVRAGAPVWLETLEETAARYPLVAELMAKGPLRALVLLPLFVEGRVFGTLAFGFVEEHCFTPLVRASIVGLSRQCGQALERARLYEREHTARLEAEALGARLSLLADASALMAGALGWEETVSGVAKLAVGPFADGCAVDSFEDGVVRRLAVLHTEAAQAEHIRELTQFPAHAGQSSPLARVLESGQSRMETRRTRAPAAEGQAATWSVSTLIITPLVARQRTLGALTFVRESWRVPFDAADLSLAEELARRAAMAMDNARLFRDARAAEEESRRSAARLHVLVQVSQLIAEAGLDLPTVLDVLARKVSEALGGACVLQLLDDDRTQLEVVAAHHPDPQAREVLDLALRLHPARVGGGLSGRVVAVGQTLFVPRLSAEELRQDASPEGVTFLERYGPQSLITVPLGARGRVLGTLGVMREARGREYTVEERALLESLAARAALAIEDARLYGAATQAVKARDELLSVAGHELKSPLNALQLQIHLLARMAKDAMAASGLAERAEKAAQAGQRLELLIDDLLDVSRISAGRLMLNREELDLAALTRELVSRMSEELARAGSDVRLMADAVVVGHWDRLRLEQVLVNLLSNAAKYGAGRPVTVQVESRGQVAELAVRDEGIGVAEEEQERIFERFERSAAVQHFKGLGLGLWITRRIVEAHGGVIRVRSQPGKGSTFTVELPLPGFVAR from the coding sequence ATGAAGGCGCCCCAGAGCAGTGAGGGGGCCGCGGCGGACCGGGAGGTTCGGGTCGTGGAGCGGCTGACGTCGGTGCCGTCGGGGTTGGCGGTGCTGGACGAGTTGTTGCGCCATGCGGTGGCCCTGTTGCCCGCGCTGGGGCTCTTCGTGTGTTGGCGAGCCAACGGAGGCACGTCGCGCACGCGGCGCACGCCCGGCCTCTCCGAGGACGCGGCGGTGGCGTGTGGGCAGCGGCTGTTGCAGCGCGCGAAGGAGTCCCGGGGTGGGTTCGGGCCATACGTGGCGGTGGACCTGGAGCGGGACGGGCTCCTGGCGGAGGAGCCGGAGGCGCGGCGGCGGCTGGGGCCGGTGGCGCTGGTGGCGCTGCCGGTCGTGTTCGAGTCCGCGCGGGAGCTGACGGGGGTGGTGGGCGCCATCTTCCGTCCCGGGCACCTGCCCACGGAGGAGGACGCGACGCGGCTGGGGCCCTGCGCGCGGCTGGCGGGGCTGGCGTTGGAGCGCGAGCACGTGGAGGAGGAGGCGCGCCAGGCGGCGGCGCGGGCGCGGGCGGAGGTGGAGCAGCAGCAGGTGGCGATGCTGGGGCGGCTGCAGACGGTGACGGAGGCCTTCGGCCAGACGCTCAGCCGCGTGGAGGTGGCGCACGTGGTGCTGGACCTGGGGCTGCCGGCGGTGGGGGCGGCGGCGGGCATGGTGCACCTGACGGCGGAGCGGGGGGCGACCGCGGAGCTCATCGCGGCGGTGGGGGTGCCGGAGGCGTTGCTGGAGCCCCTGCGGGTGCTGCCCCGCGCGGGGGAGGGCCTGCCGGGCTACGACGCCGTGCGCGCCGGCGCGCCGGTGTGGCTGGAGACCTTGGAGGAGACGGCGGCGCGCTACCCGCTGGTGGCGGAGCTGATGGCGAAGGGGCCGCTGCGCGCGCTGGTGCTGCTGCCGTTGTTCGTGGAGGGGCGGGTGTTCGGCACGCTGGCCTTCGGCTTCGTGGAGGAGCACTGCTTCACTCCGCTCGTGCGCGCCTCCATCGTCGGCCTGTCGCGGCAGTGTGGGCAGGCGCTGGAGCGGGCGCGGCTGTACGAGCGCGAGCACACGGCGCGGCTGGAGGCGGAGGCGTTGGGGGCGCGGCTGAGCCTGCTGGCGGACGCGAGCGCGCTGATGGCGGGCGCGCTCGGGTGGGAGGAGACGGTGTCGGGGGTGGCGAAGCTGGCGGTGGGGCCGTTCGCGGATGGGTGCGCGGTGGACTCGTTCGAGGACGGGGTGGTGCGCCGGCTGGCGGTGCTGCACACGGAGGCGGCCCAGGCGGAGCACATCCGGGAGCTGACGCAGTTCCCGGCGCACGCGGGGCAGTCGTCGCCGCTGGCGCGGGTGCTGGAGTCGGGGCAGTCGCGCATGGAGACGCGGCGGACGCGGGCGCCGGCGGCGGAGGGGCAGGCGGCGACGTGGAGCGTGAGCACGCTCATCATCACCCCGCTGGTGGCGCGTCAGCGCACGCTGGGGGCGCTCACCTTCGTGCGCGAGTCGTGGCGGGTGCCCTTCGACGCGGCGGACCTGTCGTTGGCGGAGGAGCTGGCGCGGCGGGCGGCGATGGCCATGGACAACGCGCGGCTGTTTCGCGACGCGCGCGCGGCGGAGGAGGAGAGCCGGCGCAGCGCGGCGCGGTTGCATGTGCTGGTGCAGGTCAGCCAGCTCATCGCGGAGGCGGGGTTGGACCTGCCCACGGTGTTGGACGTGTTGGCGCGCAAGGTGTCGGAGGCGCTGGGGGGCGCGTGTGTGTTGCAGCTGCTCGACGATGACCGGACGCAGCTGGAGGTGGTGGCCGCGCACCATCCGGACCCTCAGGCGCGCGAGGTGTTGGACCTGGCGCTGCGGCTGCACCCGGCGAGGGTGGGCGGGGGGCTGTCGGGGCGGGTGGTGGCGGTGGGGCAGACGTTGTTCGTGCCCCGGCTGAGCGCGGAGGAACTGCGGCAGGACGCGTCGCCGGAGGGGGTGACGTTCCTGGAGCGGTATGGGCCGCAGAGCCTCATCACGGTGCCGCTGGGGGCGCGGGGGCGGGTGTTGGGGACGTTGGGGGTGATGCGCGAGGCGCGGGGGCGGGAGTACACGGTGGAGGAGCGGGCGTTGCTGGAGAGCCTGGCGGCGCGGGCGGCGCTGGCCATCGAGGACGCGCGGCTGTACGGGGCGGCGACGCAGGCGGTGAAGGCGCGGGACGAGCTCTTGAGTGTCGCGGGGCACGAGCTGAAGTCGCCGCTCAACGCGTTGCAGCTGCAGATCCACTTGTTGGCGCGGATGGCGAAGGACGCGATGGCGGCGAGCGGGTTGGCGGAGCGGGCGGAGAAGGCGGCCCAGGCGGGGCAGCGGTTGGAGTTGCTCATCGACGACCTGCTGGACGTGTCGCGCATCAGCGCGGGGCGGCTGATGTTGAACCGGGAGGAGCTGGACCTGGCGGCGCTGACGCGGGAGCTGGTGTCGCGGATGTCGGAGGAGCTGGCGCGGGCGGGCAGCGACGTGCGGTTGATGGCGGACGCGGTGGTGGTGGGGCACTGGGACCGGCTGCGGCTGGAGCAGGTGTTGGTGAACCTGTTGTCGAACGCGGCGAAGTACGGCGCGGGGCGGCCGGTGACGGTGCAGGTGGAGTCGCGGGGGCAGGTGGCGGAGCTGGCGGTGCGCGACGAGGGCATCGGCGTGGCGGAGGAGGAGCAGGAGCGCATCTTCGAGCGCTTCGAGCGTTCGGCCGCGGTGCAGCACTTCAAGGGGCTGGGGCTGGGGCTGTGGATCACCCGCCGCATCGTCGAGGCCCACGGCGGCGTCATCCGCGTGCGGAGCCAGCCCGGCAAGGGCTCCACCTTCACCGTGGAGCTGCCGCTGCCAGGCTTCGTCGCGCGGTGA
- a CDS encoding cytochrome c oxidase subunit II, whose protein sequence is MSDLAPRPVEASSEQVGGASPRTWTLALPEDASAHGHRIDALLGWSHRFEAGLALVAFGWMAVAVWRFRKAPRATVAHGGTRRSRAWVLGLALGAFLVVDGTLLVGSEGYLRDVLWNLDVPARDPRTARIEINAHQWSWEARYAGADGRFGTADDVVTWNDLRVPVGVPVWVQLVSTDVVHGFSLPHFRVKLDAIPGRVNQTWFQAAREGEWEVACYQHCGTSHYRMRGVLRALSPDAHAAWLREAGRQAERVYDADDSAANWGWEWKAP, encoded by the coding sequence GTGAGCGACCTCGCGCCTCGGCCCGTCGAGGCATCGTCGGAGCAGGTGGGCGGTGCGTCACCGCGGACGTGGACCCTGGCGCTCCCCGAGGACGCGAGCGCCCACGGGCATCGCATCGACGCGTTGCTGGGGTGGAGCCACCGCTTCGAGGCGGGGCTCGCGCTGGTGGCGTTCGGGTGGATGGCGGTGGCGGTGTGGCGCTTCCGGAAGGCGCCGCGCGCGACGGTCGCGCACGGGGGCACGCGGCGCTCCCGCGCATGGGTGCTGGGGTTGGCGTTGGGCGCGTTCCTCGTGGTGGATGGGACGTTGCTGGTGGGCTCGGAGGGCTACCTGCGCGACGTGCTGTGGAACCTCGACGTCCCCGCGAGGGACCCGCGCACGGCGCGCATCGAAATCAACGCGCACCAGTGGTCCTGGGAGGCGCGCTACGCGGGCGCGGACGGGCGCTTCGGCACGGCGGATGACGTGGTGACGTGGAACGACCTGCGCGTGCCGGTGGGCGTGCCCGTCTGGGTGCAGCTCGTGTCCACGGACGTGGTTCATGGCTTCTCGCTGCCGCACTTCCGCGTGAAGCTGGATGCGATTCCGGGACGCGTGAACCAGACATGGTTCCAGGCCGCGCGCGAGGGGGAGTGGGAGGTGGCCTGCTATCAGCACTGCGGCACCAGCCACTATCGGATGCGTGGCGTGTTGAGGGCCCTCTCCCCCGACGCGCACGCCGCGTGGCTCCGCGAGGCCGGGCGACAGGCGGAGCGCGTGTACGACGCCGACGACAGCGCGGCGAACTGGGGTTGGGAGTGGAAGGCGCCATGA
- a CDS encoding response regulator has protein sequence MSASSPLFGDLLLKLGIVTPSQVQEALALQALTGQRVGEALISLGYVTREQIQDALGEALGLHHDKGPTQPALGELLVGLKYVTLAQLEEGLARQRRDGRKLGEILVELGHCTYKQIYEALGLQNRIAGRQENPRPFVDGRRRVVVVDDSPLACAFVQEGLVALGYEVLCYQDPFEALEGMSRLQPAIVLSDLEMPGLDGVELCRRLKEGPTRGLPVIILTANDREAERVRGLRAGADDYVNKSASMDELAARIESVVRRTGETERMRKLFARYTSAAVVDEILKSADAVVLTGEKREVTVLFADIRNFTGLAESLPPEQVVGVLNQVLGRLSDAVLTCGGTLDKFLGDGLMAVFGAPVARTDDALRALQCAKMMMDAMTDLRVEAEAEWAANGREGQPLVLELGVGINSGVVVAGNIGGTLRAEYTCIGDAVNVGARLCALAGPGEILVGERTRELVDANETAFEDLPPVRLKGKQQPVPLFRAL, from the coding sequence ATGAGCGCTTCCAGCCCTTTGTTCGGTGACCTGCTGCTCAAGCTGGGCATCGTCACCCCCAGCCAGGTGCAGGAGGCCCTCGCCCTCCAGGCCCTGACGGGGCAGCGCGTGGGCGAGGCGCTCATCTCGCTCGGTTACGTCACCCGCGAGCAGATCCAGGACGCGCTGGGTGAGGCGCTGGGCCTGCACCACGACAAGGGCCCCACCCAGCCGGCCCTGGGCGAACTGCTCGTGGGCCTCAAGTACGTCACGCTCGCCCAGCTCGAGGAGGGGCTCGCCCGCCAGCGCCGCGACGGACGCAAGCTCGGCGAAATCCTCGTGGAGCTGGGCCACTGCACCTACAAGCAGATCTACGAGGCGCTCGGCCTGCAGAACCGCATCGCTGGACGCCAGGAGAACCCGCGCCCCTTCGTCGACGGCCGCCGCCGCGTCGTCGTCGTGGACGACAGCCCCCTGGCCTGCGCCTTCGTCCAGGAGGGCCTCGTCGCCCTGGGCTACGAGGTGCTCTGCTACCAGGACCCGTTCGAGGCGCTGGAGGGCATGAGCCGCCTGCAGCCCGCCATCGTCCTGAGTGATTTGGAGATGCCCGGCCTGGACGGCGTGGAGCTGTGCCGCCGCCTCAAGGAGGGCCCCACGCGGGGCCTGCCCGTCATCATCCTCACCGCCAACGACCGCGAGGCCGAGCGCGTGCGCGGCCTGCGCGCGGGCGCGGACGACTACGTCAACAAGTCCGCGTCCATGGACGAACTGGCCGCGCGCATCGAGAGCGTGGTGCGCCGCACCGGCGAGACGGAGCGCATGCGCAAGCTGTTCGCGCGCTACACCTCCGCCGCCGTGGTGGACGAAATCCTCAAGAGCGCGGACGCCGTCGTCCTCACCGGCGAGAAGCGCGAGGTGACGGTGCTGTTCGCGGACATCCGCAACTTCACGGGCCTGGCGGAGAGCCTGCCTCCCGAGCAGGTGGTGGGCGTGCTCAACCAGGTGCTGGGCCGGCTGTCGGACGCGGTGCTGACGTGTGGCGGCACGCTGGACAAGTTCCTCGGCGACGGGCTGATGGCGGTGTTCGGCGCCCCGGTGGCGCGCACGGACGACGCGCTGCGCGCGCTGCAGTGCGCGAAGATGATGATGGACGCCATGACCGACCTGCGCGTGGAGGCCGAGGCGGAGTGGGCCGCCAACGGACGCGAGGGCCAGCCGCTGGTGCTGGAGCTGGGCGTGGGCATCAACTCCGGCGTCGTCGTGGCGGGCAACATCGGCGGCACCCTGCGCGCGGAGTACACCTGCATCGGCGACGCGGTGAACGTGGGCGCGCGGCTGTGCGCGCTCGCGGGCCCCGGGGAAATCCTCGTGGGCGAGCGCACCCGCGAACTGGTGGACGCCAACGAGACGGCCTTCGAGGATCTCCCCCCCGTCCGCCTGAAGGGCAAGCAGCAGCCAGTCCCCCTGTTCCGCGCGCTGTGA
- a CDS encoding O-acetyl-ADP-ribose deacetylase, with translation MDTKLALIQGDITRVDADAIVNAANSSLLGGGGVDGAIHRAAGPELLAECRELRGCAPGQAKLTKGYRLPARHVIHTVGPVWRGGGQGEAATLARCYQSALAIVEARGFRSVAFPSISTGVYRFPIDRASAIALRELHAGLERLPFLEKVTVVLFSQADLETYVRALAALTSSRGAGNV, from the coding sequence ATGGACACGAAGCTGGCGCTCATCCAGGGAGACATCACCCGGGTCGACGCGGACGCCATCGTCAACGCCGCCAACAGCTCGCTGCTGGGGGGAGGTGGCGTGGACGGCGCCATCCACCGCGCCGCGGGGCCGGAGCTGTTGGCCGAGTGCCGCGAGCTGCGAGGCTGCGCCCCCGGACAGGCGAAGCTGACGAAGGGCTACCGCCTGCCCGCGCGCCACGTCATCCACACCGTGGGCCCGGTGTGGCGGGGCGGAGGCCAGGGCGAGGCCGCGACGCTGGCGCGCTGCTACCAGAGCGCCCTCGCCATCGTGGAGGCGCGCGGCTTCCGCTCCGTCGCCTTCCCCTCCATCTCCACCGGCGTCTACCGCTTCCCCATCGACAGGGCCTCGGCCATCGCCCTGCGCGAGCTCCATGCGGGGCTGGAGCGATTGCCATTTCTTGAGAAGGTGACAGTGGTCCTCTTCTCCCAGGCGGACCTGGAGACCTATGTGCGCGCGCTCGCGGCGCTCACCTCGTCTCGTGGGGCAGGGAATGTGTGA
- a CDS encoding universal stress protein, whose protein sequence is MAIVCATHLSAGVPGAADVAAALATKLAEPLLLVGVPEGDSPQGDTATLDERQERLEEVAERLGLPEGQVRCRVQSGVEDVLADDECRHSRWVVVDAEGWRTSAWRRASLPERLARAGCGPVLSVRRAEALVDWVRGRRRLLVLTGVDPLSATTEAAVTFLRELRRVGACDVLATYVCSPLEARERLGIHTPVHVDVLEPSARDMEKLDPAVSTVLQREVRERVGDLLGEGGVEVVLEPGYGRPADHLLHVALERGADMVVVGMHARGVVKRLWHGSVSAGVLRHAEQAVVCVPEGMREPRRALPPRSVLVPVDFSQASLRAISQARSLVGPGGRVHLLHVHRKRMGEPGYPDHVGVLPEPLHGRDLLLRRLWELVPRDEGAQSLQWSVEGVSGDDVTQAICQATEREGVDLVCVGTSGEVPREPDVLHGAIARELVARCRRPVMVVPSA, encoded by the coding sequence ATGGCCATCGTCTGTGCAACCCACCTGTCCGCCGGGGTGCCGGGCGCGGCGGACGTCGCGGCGGCGCTGGCGACGAAGCTGGCGGAGCCCCTGCTGCTGGTGGGGGTGCCCGAAGGGGACTCTCCCCAGGGGGACACGGCGACGCTCGACGAGCGGCAGGAGCGCCTCGAGGAGGTGGCCGAGCGGCTGGGCCTCCCGGAGGGCCAGGTGCGCTGCCGGGTGCAGTCCGGGGTGGAGGACGTGCTCGCGGACGACGAGTGCCGGCACTCGCGCTGGGTGGTGGTGGACGCGGAGGGGTGGCGCACGTCGGCCTGGAGGCGGGCCTCGCTGCCGGAGCGGCTGGCCCGGGCGGGCTGCGGCCCGGTGCTGTCCGTGCGGCGCGCGGAGGCGCTGGTGGACTGGGTGCGCGGGCGCCGGCGGCTGCTGGTGCTGACGGGGGTGGACCCGCTGTCGGCCACCACGGAGGCGGCGGTGACGTTCCTGCGGGAGCTGCGCCGCGTGGGCGCGTGCGACGTGCTGGCCACCTACGTGTGCTCGCCGCTGGAGGCGCGCGAGCGGCTGGGCATCCACACGCCGGTGCACGTGGACGTGCTGGAGCCGTCCGCGCGCGACATGGAGAAGCTGGACCCGGCGGTGTCGACGGTGCTCCAGCGCGAGGTGCGCGAGCGGGTGGGGGACCTGCTGGGCGAGGGGGGCGTGGAGGTGGTGCTGGAGCCGGGCTATGGCCGCCCCGCGGACCACCTGCTGCACGTGGCGCTGGAGCGGGGCGCGGACATGGTGGTGGTGGGCATGCACGCGCGCGGCGTGGTGAAGCGGCTGTGGCACGGTTCGGTGTCCGCGGGCGTGCTGCGCCACGCGGAGCAGGCCGTGGTGTGCGTGCCGGAGGGGATGCGCGAGCCGCGCCGCGCCCTGCCTCCGCGCAGCGTGCTGGTGCCCGTGGACTTCTCCCAGGCCAGCCTGCGCGCCATCTCCCAGGCGCGCTCGCTGGTGGGCCCCGGGGGCCGCGTGCACCTGCTGCACGTGCACCGCAAGCGCATGGGCGAGCCGGGCTACCCGGACCACGTCGGCGTGCTGCCCGAGCCCCTCCACGGACGGGACCTCCTGCTGCGGCGGCTGTGGGAGCTGGTGCCCCGGGACGAGGGCGCCCAGTCGCTCCAGTGGAGCGTGGAGGGCGTCTCCGGGGACGACGTCACGCAGGCCATCTGCCAGGCCACGGAGCGCGAGGGCGTGGACCTGGTGTGCGTGGGCACCTCCGGCGAGGTGCCCCGGGAGCCGGACGTCCTGCACGGCGCCATCGCCCGGGAGCTGGTGGCGCGCTGCCGCCGGCCCGTCATGGTGGTGCCCTCCGCGTGA
- a CDS encoding type II secretion system protein GspG, whose translation MSSTADPRPPPSRRSPILWVGLVFALLLVCAVLVGALTRSKAVYSERIHHDIATLEDALGRYQADGNVLPEEADLETLLVPRYLPSVPVDPWGRPYRYSSNGERAFIATFGKSDDRGGNGEEQDHTNHDGHAAPAAK comes from the coding sequence ATGAGTTCCACCGCCGACCCCCGTCCTCCCCCCTCACGCCGCTCGCCCATCCTGTGGGTGGGCCTGGTGTTCGCGCTGCTGCTGGTCTGCGCGGTGCTGGTGGGAGCGCTGACGCGCTCGAAGGCGGTGTACTCGGAGCGCATCCACCACGACATCGCCACGCTGGAGGACGCGCTGGGGCGCTACCAGGCGGACGGGAACGTCCTGCCGGAGGAGGCGGACCTGGAGACGCTCCTGGTGCCTCGCTACCTGCCCTCGGTGCCCGTGGACCCCTGGGGCCGGCCCTACCGCTACTCCTCCAACGGGGAGCGGGCGTTCATCGCGACGTTCGGCAAGAGCGACGACCGGGGCGGCAACGGCGAGGAGCAGGACCACACCAACCACGACGGCCACGCGGCCCCGGCCGCGAAGTAG